CGCTTTTGATATGTGTTATTTCACCATGTTGTTGATTAATGATTTAAATAATGCAAAAATGTTATAGAGTAGATATTTTATGCTCTATTGTGTCTACTACTTTGTACTTAACAGTGCCGAGTCTGACCACcagtcgccgtcgcggccaGCCTGACGGGTGGAGGTATCTTCGCGGCTTAGGAATGACGACTGGTCAGATACATTTTTGCCGTCATAGGAAGTGAAGTCCAAAAATTGTACATCCCAATTCTCATTTGGATTGCCATCATTTTGGACAGAAGAGAGAGCACCTTGCGGCGACTCATACAGACCTTGGACATCTTTCATCCCAAGGTCGAGCATGTCTTGGAAATCGCCCGCAATTCCATAAGGTGCATTGATCAATGCAAAGACAGCGGCCTCTGTGTTTCCGGATGAAAAGACCGAGTATTCATCCACAAGGCTGCCCTTGGGGCTTGCTTGATTTTCCATCGATTTTGACTTGGATGTGTGCTCATCCATAGCGATCAACTCATTCCAAATCTTCTTGACAAATTCGATTGGCGAGTTCTTTGACAGCTCCGTGTATTGGGCCTGCTCCTGATCAAACTCTTCTTGAGTTCGCTTGAGAGCTTCCGCGAGGTGATCTGGCGAAGTGGTAACCATCGGCGATCCTGTCCTGGTCATAGGCGTGACTGTCTTTTTGGAATCGACGTCGGGCGTCTCACTGAGTGGCGCTGATGGTGTATCAGTCTGCTTGCCCTTGAAGATCTTCGTCTTGGTCCCACTCTTGGTACTTTCTGTAGTCTTTGGCGAGCTCGTTCCAGTGATCTCAAAGTCCTCATTAAGATCACCAAGCTTGGCCCGTTTGTTGAGGGGCGATTCGACGTTGAGCGAGCGCTTCGCAGCTTCCTCTTGAGCCTGCTTGGCGCGCGCAGCCTTTTGCGCCTGTGCCATAGCTTGTGATGCTTTGGCCACAATTTGCTGTGCAAGGTTGTCGTCGTTCACTCGAACAAAGCCAATGCACCGCGTCATTTGAGTTTTGAGCTTTTCCAAGTCAGTGAGCCGCAAGATACATTGCCGCTTAGGAACTAGAGCAAGCTGGTCGTCAAACATGTAAATCATGATCTTGACGCGCTTTGCTGGTTCAATATTACCAGTCATGGCCAAGAAAGCCGGTAACAATGCAACAACAGTTGCCTTTAAGGAGACCAGCTTCTTAATCTGCTCCAGAACCTGGGAACGTTCGGTTTCTGACATGCTTTCAATGATAGGAAGTTTTGGTCTTGAAGAAGCCAAGCTAGCATCCACGCGCTTCAGCACCGTTTCAGCATCTTCCAGCATCTTGGGCGTGACCTTTGTCTGTGTCTGCTGGTTCTTTTCCGGCGAAGCTGTAGGGGCTTTAGGTGCCACCTGTGGCGGccgtgcctgcgcctgtTGTGCAGCCATCTGTTGTATCGCAGGCCAATTTTGCCCGGCATTCGACTGGGCCTGTACCGGCATGGCTGTCGCGTTCTGCACAGGCCTTGGCTGCTGTTGCTGCTGTTGCTGTTGCTGTTGCTGCTTATGCTGCTGCAAAAGCTGAGCAAGCTGCTCTGGTTTGAGCTTCAGCTGGGCAAGCTGTTCTGCTGTGATAGGCAAGTCTTGGCGAGTAGCCGAATTCATCggctgcgcaggccgcTGCTGCATTTGTGCAAAAGGCTGTCCCTGAACCATGTTGAAGTTGGGCCGGGGAGTTGTATTTTGCATTGCAGCGCCTTGCAAGCTAGGGGGAATCAGCGGGTTATGATCGCTCCGGCCAGGCATGGAAGTACTGGGTATTGGGTTGTCGCGCTTCACATTAGACATGCTCATCTGATGAAGCATAGCGCGGTTCCACACTTCTTCAAATAATTCCAAGAAGGAGCGGTACACCTGCGCAATCTTTTGGGCAGCCATAGTCGCCTGTGGAGACTTGGCCATTGCCAGACCCAGCGTGACGGCGACGGTGGGCCACGTCCCCTTTTGGGTGACCATCTTGCTTCCTCCCAGTGCCTGCACCACGGTGAATAAATGATAGAGGTCCACTTCGCGCCCATCCACAACGGGATTCGAGTGGAAAGACTTTCCGTGGTGATTCATCAGATCGGTCAGTGCCCGCTTGAACTGTTCCGGGCTCGGTGTCATTACCGGCGGATTCGACGTATTCTGCACAGGCTTTTGCACGCCCATCGATTGATTGAAAGGCTGAGCGCTGAGCGACGGGCTGCTGGTGCCCACCTGGTTTTGATTGTGCATGTTCATCATGGGGTTCTTGGCTTGCGCACTAAAGTTGACGCCAAAGTTGGGCACATTTTGCTGCACTTGCGGCTGAACCATGCCCATCTGCGGCGAGTTGACCTGCTGCTGAACATTGTTCCGCTGCTGTGCCAGCTTTTGGACCAACGCTGTCTGTACGCGTGTCAGCTCTtggtgcgcgcgctgcagtgCTTGGCGCTCGTTATCAGGGATCGCCGTAGCCAGCTTCTGTTCCACTTCGCGGATCCGCTGCTGGATCGTGCGAACGAATTGCACACCCTGTGCCATAT
This region of Malassezia japonica chromosome 8, complete sequence genomic DNA includes:
- a CDS encoding uncharacterized protein (EggNog:ENOG503P57E; COG:K), with product MSGFTPGGKFDPGVQQQIVRLLQQQQAMQPQHDVQAFPKSQQDFLNSLSAQQLQTLLNQKNSSVQQPMPTNQFSQNMMLQPQQAQPAPMASMPNAMNAANMVRPPAQNNMSAILADMASKAKAGMLTPNQLVQLRAIIEQQQSVQQPQTQPNVVPNAQYAALLQSMQQQAMQQQPVQQQPSMMMQTPASTSVPQPQMNAIPTQDNMGQAKQEPNMAQGVQFVRTIQQRIREVEQKLATAIPDNERQALQRAHQELTRVQTALVQKLAQQRNNVQQQVNSPQMGMVQPQVQQNVPNFGVNFSAQAKNPMMNMHNQNQVGTSSPSLSAQPFNQSMGVQKPVQNTSNPPVMTPSPEQFKRALTDLMNHHGKSFHSNPVVDGREVDLYHLFTVVQALGGSKMVTQKGTWPTVAVTLGLAMAKSPQATMAAQKIAQVYRSFLELFEEVWNRAMLHQMSMSNVKRDNPIPSTSMPGRSDHNPLIPPSLQGAAMQNTTPRPNFNMVQGQPFAQMQQRPAQPMNSATRQDLPITAEQLAQLKLKPEQLAQLLQQHKQQQQQQQQQQQPRPVQNATAMPVQAQSNAGQNWPAIQQMAAQQAQARPPQVAPKAPTASPEKNQQTQTKVTPKMLEDAETVLKRRVKIMIYMFDDQLALVPKRQCILRLTDLEKLKTQMTRCIGFVRVNDDNLAQQIVAKASQAMAQAQKAARAKQAQEEAAKRSLNVESPLNKRAKLGDLNEDFEITGTSSPKTTESTKSGTKTKIFKGKQTDTPSAPLSETPDVDSKKTVTPMTRTGSPMVTTSPDHLAEALKRTQEEFDQEQAQYTELSKNSPIEFVKKIWNELIAMDEHTSKSKSMENQASPKGSLVDEYSVFSSGNTEAAVFALINAPYGIAGDFQDMLDLGMKDVQGLYDE